The genomic segment TGTTCGTCGACTGGCTGGCCGCCAACCCCGCGGAGCGGGTCAATTACCTGGCCGTCAAACACGAGGCCGAAAAACCCGCCGACGGCGACACCGCGATCTACGTCGAGGCCAAGGAGCCATGGTTCGCCGACGCCTACCGCCGGGCCTGGGAGTGGGCGGATTTCACCGGCTGGCGGCCTTAGCTGCTACGTCGGCTTCCTAGGTAGGCAAGGGCGCTCCACATTGCAGCGCACCGTTATTGGGGTCGGAATTGCCCGGCGTCGGCCGGACCATTTGGTCGGCCTGCACGAAAACGTTGTCGTCGACGTCGATCTCGCAGTGCACGTTCGCGGCGTAGGGGAAGCGCAGCACGATCCGCAGGCCGGCCAGGGCCGGGTCGGGCAACACGGTGTTGGCCTCGAACGCGTTGCCGGGCATCGACGGAAGGTTCGTGGTGTTGGTCTGGCCGCCGTTGGTGATGAAGGTGGCCTGACTGCCGGTCGTCAGGGCGTCGATCCTGGCCCGGTAGGTGATGTTGTGCAGGTCCGCATGGGCCGTCGCGGGAATCAGCTGCGCGCCGATGACGATCGCGACCACCGGCATAGACCAGTGCTTACGAGGGGTCATAGCAGCAGAGATTACGCCCAGCCGCTAACGCTGGCAGTTCGGGCACCACAACGACATCCGGCCGCCCACCCGGCGATGGCACAGGCGCGTCCGGCAGCGCGGGCAACCCGGATCCGGTTCGTCACGCACCCGCGTCAGCCATCGGGGGAGTCCGGGCACCCGGCCGTGCCGGACCGCGGTGTGCAGCACCTGGGTCATCGCGGTGTGCAGGTGCTTCACCTCGTCAACCGCCAAGTCGGCGACCGGGCGGGTGGGTCGCAACCTGGCGCGCCAGCAGATTTCGTCGGTCAGCAGATTGCCGAGGCCGGCAATTACCGATTGGTCCATCAGCGTCGGCTTCAATTGACCGTGCCGGCCGCCGAGCACGTCGCGAAAGACCGGCAGGCTCATGTCCAGCGCGTCGGGTCCCTGTCGCCCGAGTACGTCCGCGAGGTCGTCGTCGCCATCGGCCAGCCACACCCCGCGCAGTTTGCGCAGGTCGGCGTAGCGCAGTTCGCCTTTGTCCAGCGAGACCACCAGCCGCTCGTACTTCTCCCGCTCGGTGTCGGCGTCGGCGAAGTACGGGTGCCCGGTCATGCCGCTGTGGATCAGCAGCGTCGGACCGTCGGTGGGCAGGATCAGCCACTTGCCATGGCGGCGCGGGGTGCGGAAGCGGTGCCCGTCGAGGCGCCGGCCCAGTGCGGTGGCGGACGTGTTGCGCAGGATGCCGGGGTCGCGGACCTGCACGTGCTGAATACGGCGGCGGGGCAAGGTGTTTGACAACGCCCGCCGGAAGCCCTCAACGTCGGGTAGTTCAGGCACGCAGCTTCGCCAATCGCTTTTGCGGTCCAGTCAGTGAGCGGGCGTGTCGGTACATTTCTGCCCACGGATCGCCTTGGCCCGCCAGCCGTTTGGGAAGGTCGCGGATGGTGAACCGGTCCGCTCGCAGGCCGCGAGTGTCCAGTTCGTCCCACTCCAGCGGAGTTGCCACCGGGGCGGCAGTGCGAGCTCGGACCGAGTACGGTGCAACAGCAGTCTGCGCGTACGCATTTCGCATGATGTCGAGGTACACTCGGCCGCCGCGCTTGTCCTTGCGGGCTTCCACGGTGCGGTGTGCGTCGTCGTCGGCCACGACGACTTCGGCGACGTTGCGGGCGAATTGCCGGGCGGTATCGAAGTCGGCTTCGGGGCGCAGCGGCACCACAACGTGCAGCCCGCGCGATCCGGTGGTCTGCAGGTAGCGTGCCAGCCCCAGCTCGTCCAGCACGTCGGCCATCGCGCGGGCGGTTGCGCGGACCACCGCGAAGTCGGTATCCGACGGGTCGAGGTCGAAGACCAATCGGTCCGGATTGTGCAGCCGATCCTTGCGCGACTGCCAGATATGCAGGGTGATGCAACTCTGGTTCGCGAGCCAGCGCAGGGCTTCCGGCCGGTCGACGAGCGGATGCACCACGGTGCCACCTTCCTTGGCGACTTCGACGCAGCTCATCCAGTCCGGCAGGGTTTCAGCGAAATCCTGTTGCACAAAGCCTTTTTCACCAATCCCGCGGGGGAACCTCTGCACGGTTAAGGGGCGCCCCTTGAGGTGCGGGAGCATGGTGTCGGCCACTTCACCGTAGTAGTCGGCCAGTTCCCGCTTGGTGGTCCCGCACTGCGGGAACAAGACACGATCCGGATGGGTGATCTCGACTTCACGCGGCATCAGCGTGTCTCCCGCACCCGGCGAGATCGGTCATGACGATGCATCCAGGTCGTCCAACGTACGGCCGGACAACACCGAGTTGGGTTGACTTTTAACAGGTTTGCGCCGCGCGTCGGCGTCCTCGTCCTTGCGTTTGAGCAGCAGCCAGGTCTCGTCCTTGCCGCCGCGAATTCTGGTGAGCGCCCATCCGCCCTGCAGCTTCTCGCCCTGCAAACGGAATGACAGATGGCCGCGGCGCAGACCTTCGACCATCGCGCGCTCCGTCGCATTGGCGTAGGTGCCGCGGTCCCAGACGATGACCGGACCGGCGCCGTACTCACCCTCGGGGATGACGCCCTCGAAATCCGCGTAGTCCAGCGGATGATCCTCGGTGCGGCGCGCCATCCGCCGGTCCTTGGGATTCGTCGACGGTCCTCTCGGTATCGCCCACGACACCAGCACGCCGTCGATTTCCAACCGAAGGTCGTAGTGGTCGCTGCGGGCGGCATGGTGCTGGATCACGAAGGACGGCTCGGTCGTGCCGGCCCGGCGGCGACGTCCCAGCCGCCGCCCGCGCGGTTCGGGGCTGCGGCGGAAGCGCCGTTTACGCCGGTACTCACTCAAGGGCATACCGCAGAGTTACCCGGGCGCCCGCTCCGAAAACTGCTATCGCTGCCGCCAGGTGAGTTCGATGCCGTCGCCGCGCAGCCAGCGGTCCAGGTCATAGCCGTTGCGGGCCAGCCCCTCGACGGCGTGCACGGCACGACGCACCGCCTGCTCGGCAGCCTCGGGTGTCAGCAGCCCCTGCCGCACCGCGTCGAATAGCTCGTCGACGTCGGCCAGCCCGGCGCCCGAGCCGGTGCGCACCTCGATATCGAGGTAGTGGTCCTCGGAGCGCCAGACATCCGGGCCGGCGATGTATTCGCCCACATCGAGGTAGAAGTCGTGGTCGCGCTCGTGACCCGGGTTGAAGTGGAACACGGTGGCGCGCAACCCCAGCGACGGCAGCAGCCACGATTCCAGGTAGCGGAACTGGGCGCGGCCCGGAGTCGGCCGAGCGACATAGAGCCCCCACGGATGCACCGCATACTCGTCGACCGCCCGCACAATGCCTTTGGGATCGGTGTTGGTGCGGGCGCGCAGGTCGAACGTTTCGTGCTTCGGAGGATGGATGGCGTCACCTTACCGGGATCGCGACGGTCAGCGGCGCAGCCGGATCTTCCACCGGACAAAGCCGAGATAGAACAACGACAGGCCGGCCAGCATGCCCATGTCGAACAGCCAGGTCTTCAAGGTGTGCTGCCAGAAGCGGTCCTGGGAGAGCAGCGAATCCGGTACCAAGTGCCGTAGGTCAACCGTCGCGGCCGCCGCGGCATAACCCCAGCGCGCCGGCATCACGAACGACAGCTGATCGAGCCCGAGCCGGCCGGTCACCGGGACCATGCCGCCGCACAGCACCAGCTGCGCCATCACGGCCACCACGAACAGCGGCATGATCTGCTCGCTGGAGCGGACCAGCGACGAAATCCCCAGGCCGAGAACGGCCGACGCGACACAGGTCGCGGCGACGGTCGCGAACAGCTCGACATTGGCCGCGACCGTGCCGTGCCCCAGCAGCAGGCCGCCTCGGGTGGGGGCGCTCTTGCCGATCACGACGATCGCGGTGATGATCGCCGATTGCACGATCGCGAATCCGCAAAAGACCGCGGTCTTCGCCAGCAGGTAAGCGGTCGTGGACAGCCCGACCGCTTGCTCGCGTTGGAAGATGGGGCGTTCACCGACCAGGTCGCGGATCGTTAGCGCGGTACCCATGAACGCCGCGGCGGGCATCAACAGCGCTAGTATCTGGGCGGCTTCGTCGGGTGTGCCCGCGTTTGCCCCGGGCAGATGGAATCCGTTCGAGCCCGGAACCGTCAGCGACAGCGACCCCAGGATGAACGGCAACAGCGCCAGGAAGACGAAGTAGGCGCGGTCGGCGACGACCAGGCGGACCTGCCGGCGGGCGATCGTCGAGATCTGGCGCCGCACGCTGGTATGGACCGGTTCGCCGAGCTCACCCGGCTCATCGTCCTTGGCCGCCAACGGTTTTCGGCGCTGGGCCGCGTCGCGTTCCAGGAAGCGCCGGTTGGCCTCCTCGGGATCGGCGCCCACCTTGGTGAAGATCTTGGCCCAGTTGGTGGTGCCCATCGCCGTCCCGATCTGGTCCGGCGGGCCGCAGTAGGCCGTCTTGCCGCCCGGCGCCACCAACAGCAGCTGGTCGCACAGTTCGAGGTAGGACAGCATGTGCGTCACCACGATCACCACTCGGCCGGCGTCGGCCAGCTGGCGCAGCATCATCATGACCTGGTGGTCGAGCGCGGGATCCAGGCCCGACGTCGGTTCGTCCAGGATCAGCAGCGACGGACCGGTCAGCAGCTCCAGCGCCACCGAGGCGCGTTTGCGCTGGCCGCCGGAGAGCTTGTCGACTCGGGTTTCGGCGTGTTTGGTCAGGTCGAGTTCCGCGAGGACCTGCGTGACGACCTTGGCGCGGTCAGCTTTGCTGGTATCGGGGGGCAGCCGCAGTTCAGCGGCATAGCCCAGCGCTTGGTTCACGGTCAGCTGGCGGTGCACGACGTCGTCCTGCGGCACCATGCCGATCCTGCTGCGCAGGGACGCATATTCGGCGTGAATGTTGTGGCCCTCGAACGTCGCTGAGCCGGAGCTGGGTGTGGTGTAGCCGGCGATCAGCCGGGCCAGCGTGCTCTTCCCCGCGCCCGATCCGCCGATGACCGCGGTTAACGTCCCGGGACGGGCGGTCAGCGAGATATTGTCCAGCAGTTGTTTGCCGTTGTCGACGACGTACTTGACATCGCGCACCTCGAGGCCGCCGGAACGCGTCGCGGCCGCACTGAGCTGGATCAGGGTGCCGTCGCGCAGCACCAGGTCGACGTTGCCGATGGTTACCACGTCGTCGTCGCTCAGGATGGCCGAGCCGACCCGGGTGCCGTTGACGAACGTCCCGTTGATGCTGCTGTCCCGGATCTCCAGGCCCAGTGGCGTCGGCACCAACGTGGCGTGCCGGCGCGAGGCCAGGACGTCGGACACGACGATGTCGTTCTCGGGGGCGCGCCCGATCGTCATCGCGCCGGCGGTGCCCGCAGCCGACGACGAACGCGGTGAGAGCAACTTCACAAAGCGTGTAGCGAGGTTCGACACGTCGGCGGTCTTGGCGTCGATCACGGTGGACTGGGCGGGCGGCGCCGCGTCCACCCGGGCCGGCGGCGCGGCGTTGACGATGGTGCGTTGGTCGGGGGGTGTCGCGCGCGGCGGCGGTGGCATCCGCGCCGGAGCCTTGCGCGGATGTGTCCCGGGATACCTTGGCGGGCCGGGCATTTGAGGTGGCGTGCGCCGGAGTGGCCGCCGTGGCGGCGGGGGGAGCGGCTGCGACGTATCGGTCGGCGGGTCGGGCATCGCGGACCAGGCGATCGTGGGAGGGCCCGAATCCGGCGTCGGCCTGGCCTGGGGCGGTCGGCTGGACTGGCCTTGTTGCGGTCCGATGGCGAAGGTCAGCCGGGGTCCCTGGGGATTTCCGACGTGAATGCTCTGGCCGTCGTGGAGGTCGACGACCGGCATCCGATAGCCGTTGACGTACGTCCCGTTCAGCGACCCGTTGTCGATTGCCAGCCAGCGGCCTTGATCGAAGCGCAGGATCAGGTGCGCACGGGATATCCGCGGGTCGGCGATGTGCAGATCTGCGTGCTGATCGCGTCCGACGATCACCTCTTGGCCTGCGGCGAAGGTTCGTTGAGACCCGTCGTGCCGAATTGTCAGGACAGGAGGTGCGGGTCGATTCACTACTCAAGTATCGGTGTACGGAGTCAGTGCCCCCCATTGGATCGGCCTGTGACTTAGCTTTGTTTCCGTTCGGACGCTTCATAGCTGGTTCATAGCCTCCAGCGGACTTTCGCCCAGCCACGTTCGGCAGGATGCAAGACGGGGACAGGGCGGGAGTTGTGCCG from the Mycobacterium lentiflavum genome contains:
- a CDS encoding DNA polymerase ligase N-terminal domain-containing protein produces the protein MPLSEYRRKRRFRRSPEPRGRRLGRRRRAGTTEPSFVIQHHAARSDHYDLRLEIDGVLVSWAIPRGPSTNPKDRRMARRTEDHPLDYADFEGVIPEGEYGAGPVIVWDRGTYANATERAMVEGLRRGHLSFRLQGEKLQGGWALTRIRGGKDETWLLLKRKDEDADARRKPVKSQPNSVLSGRTLDDLDASS
- a CDS encoding DUF402 domain-containing protein, which encodes MRAVDEYAVHPWGLYVARPTPGRAQFRYLESWLLPSLGLRATVFHFNPGHERDHDFYLDVGEYIAGPDVWRSEDHYLDIEVRTGSGAGLADVDELFDAVRQGLLTPEAAEQAVRRAVHAVEGLARNGYDLDRWLRGDGIELTWRQR
- a CDS encoding Fpg/Nei family DNA glycosylase produces the protein MPELPDVEGFRRALSNTLPRRRIQHVQVRDPGILRNTSATALGRRLDGHRFRTPRRHGKWLILPTDGPTLLIHSGMTGHPYFADADTEREKYERLVVSLDKGELRYADLRKLRGVWLADGDDDLADVLGRQGPDALDMSLPVFRDVLGGRHGQLKPTLMDQSVIAGLGNLLTDEICWRARLRPTRPVADLAVDEVKHLHTAMTQVLHTAVRHGRVPGLPRWLTRVRDEPDPGCPRCRTRLCHRRVGGRMSLWCPNCQR
- a CDS encoding FHA domain-containing protein — encoded protein: MNRPAPPVLTIRHDGSQRTFAAGQEVIVGRDQHADLHIADPRISRAHLILRFDQGRWLAIDNGSLNGTYVNGYRMPVVDLHDGQSIHVGNPQGPRLTFAIGPQQGQSSRPPQARPTPDSGPPTIAWSAMPDPPTDTSQPLPPPPRRPLRRTPPQMPGPPRYPGTHPRKAPARMPPPPRATPPDQRTIVNAAPPARVDAAPPAQSTVIDAKTADVSNLATRFVKLLSPRSSSAAGTAGAMTIGRAPENDIVVSDVLASRRHATLVPTPLGLEIRDSSINGTFVNGTRVGSAILSDDDVVTIGNVDLVLRDGTLIQLSAAATRSGGLEVRDVKYVVDNGKQLLDNISLTARPGTLTAVIGGSGAGKSTLARLIAGYTTPSSGSATFEGHNIHAEYASLRSRIGMVPQDDVVHRQLTVNQALGYAAELRLPPDTSKADRAKVVTQVLAELDLTKHAETRVDKLSGGQRKRASVALELLTGPSLLILDEPTSGLDPALDHQVMMMLRQLADAGRVVIVVTHMLSYLELCDQLLLVAPGGKTAYCGPPDQIGTAMGTTNWAKIFTKVGADPEEANRRFLERDAAQRRKPLAAKDDEPGELGEPVHTSVRRQISTIARRQVRLVVADRAYFVFLALLPFILGSLSLTVPGSNGFHLPGANAGTPDEAAQILALLMPAAAFMGTALTIRDLVGERPIFQREQAVGLSTTAYLLAKTAVFCGFAIVQSAIITAIVVIGKSAPTRGGLLLGHGTVAANVELFATVAATCVASAVLGLGISSLVRSSEQIMPLFVVAVMAQLVLCGGMVPVTGRLGLDQLSFVMPARWGYAAAAATVDLRHLVPDSLLSQDRFWQHTLKTWLFDMGMLAGLSLFYLGFVRWKIRLRR
- the ligD gene encoding non-homologous end-joining DNA ligase codes for the protein MPREVEITHPDRVLFPQCGTTKRELADYYGEVADTMLPHLKGRPLTVQRFPRGIGEKGFVQQDFAETLPDWMSCVEVAKEGGTVVHPLVDRPEALRWLANQSCITLHIWQSRKDRLHNPDRLVFDLDPSDTDFAVVRATARAMADVLDELGLARYLQTTGSRGLHVVVPLRPEADFDTARQFARNVAEVVVADDDAHRTVEARKDKRGGRVYLDIMRNAYAQTAVAPYSVRARTAAPVATPLEWDELDTRGLRADRFTIRDLPKRLAGQGDPWAEMYRHARSLTGPQKRLAKLRA